From the Sphingomonas mesophila genome, one window contains:
- a CDS encoding NTP transferase domain-containing protein has protein sequence MKAIILSAGQGSRLGHLTDDRPKCLIEFGGRTLLDRQLDTLAANGIAEAVVVTGFRDDQIEAALERRRASGEGPRVRTVFNPFYKVADNTGSLYMVRDELAGDCLVWNGDTLVSNALMARVVANRCDGICVTVDRKAAYDDDDMKVVRDDGDGRLRAIGKRIKDGVNAESIGLLAFRSGGAERFARAIEQEMRQPEGTTVWYLRVIHYMAQASEVWTLDISGEEWGEVDFPEDVARADELVRGWA, from the coding sequence ATGAAAGCGATCATCCTCTCCGCCGGCCAGGGCTCGCGGCTCGGCCATTTGACCGACGACCGCCCCAAATGCCTGATCGAGTTCGGCGGCCGCACCCTGCTCGACCGCCAGCTCGACACGCTCGCCGCCAACGGCATCGCCGAAGCAGTGGTCGTGACCGGTTTCCGGGACGACCAGATCGAGGCGGCGCTCGAGCGGCGGCGAGCGTCGGGCGAGGGGCCGCGGGTGCGCACCGTGTTCAACCCGTTCTACAAGGTCGCCGACAATACCGGCTCGCTCTACATGGTGCGCGACGAGCTGGCCGGGGACTGCCTGGTGTGGAACGGCGATACGCTGGTCTCCAACGCGCTGATGGCCCGGGTGGTGGCCAACCGCTGCGACGGCATTTGCGTCACGGTCGACCGCAAGGCGGCCTATGACGATGACGACATGAAGGTCGTGCGCGACGACGGCGACGGGCGGCTGCGCGCCATCGGCAAGCGGATCAAGGACGGGGTGAACGCCGAATCAATCGGACTGCTCGCCTTCCGCTCCGGCGGAGCCGAGCGCTTTGCCCGAGCCATCGAGCAGGAGATGCGCCAGCCCGAAGGAACCACCGTCTGGTACCTCCGGGTCATCCACTACATGGCGCAGGCAAGCGAGGTATGGACGCTCGATATCAGCGGGGAGGAGTGGGGCGAAGTCGACTTCCCCGAGGACGTCGCGCGCGCCGATGAACTGGTGCGAGGTTGGGCGTGA
- a CDS encoding P-II family nitrogen regulator: MKKIEAIIKPFKLDDVKDALHDAGVSGLTVSEVKGFGRQKGHTELYRGAEYVVDFIPKVKIEVVVEDDQAERVVEAIEAAARTGRIGDGKIFVIPVEMAVRIRTGDRGDDAI; this comes from the coding sequence ATGAAGAAGATCGAGGCGATCATCAAGCCGTTCAAGCTCGACGACGTGAAGGACGCGCTTCACGACGCCGGGGTCAGCGGGCTCACCGTCAGCGAGGTCAAGGGCTTCGGCCGCCAGAAGGGCCATACCGAGCTTTATCGCGGCGCCGAATATGTCGTCGACTTCATTCCCAAGGTGAAAATCGAGGTGGTGGTCGAGGATGACCAGGCCGAGCGCGTGGTCGAGGCGATCGAGGCTGCTGCCCGGACCGGGCGAATCGGCGACGGCAAAATCTTTGTGATTCCGGTCGAAATGGCCGTTCGCATTCGCACCGGCGACCGCGGGGACGACGCGATCTGA
- a CDS encoding helix-turn-helix domain-containing protein has product MPPEELRRMMRTLGYRTQNDLAAAIGVSRSTVSLWLEGRVGVPRPVAMLLRMLVQAQRRAF; this is encoded by the coding sequence ATGCCGCCCGAGGAATTGCGGCGGATGATGCGCACGCTCGGCTATCGCACGCAAAACGATCTCGCTGCCGCGATCGGCGTGTCGCGATCGACTGTCTCGCTGTGGCTCGAAGGCCGGGTCGGCGTGCCGCGCCCGGTTGCAATGCTCTTGAGAATGCTGGTCCAAGCCCAGCGCCGCGCCTTCTGA
- a CDS encoding YgaP family membrane protein: MEKNVGPEDRVVRVVAGIALLVLMYFVEMSDIGRILVGISAAVLILTGLLGRCLIYKLLDIDTSIQEQSYSTTDDRSGL; this comes from the coding sequence ATGGAAAAGAATGTCGGACCCGAAGATCGGGTGGTGCGCGTCGTCGCCGGCATCGCGCTGCTGGTGCTGATGTACTTCGTCGAAATGAGCGACATCGGCCGGATCCTGGTCGGGATTTCCGCGGCCGTGCTGATCCTCACCGGCCTGCTCGGGCGCTGCCTCATCTACAAGCTGCTCGATATCGACACCAGCATCCAGGAACAGAGCTACTCGACGACCGACGACCGCTCGGGCCTCTAA
- the glnA gene encoding type I glutamate--ammonia ligase: MASAAAKILKTIEENEIEWVDLRFTDPKGKWQHLSMVASAIDEDMLTDGFMFDGSSIGGWKAINESDMILQPDLDASYVDPFSATPMLILVCNIVDPATGELYGRDPRSTATRAEAYLKASGIGDTLYVGPEAEFFMFDDVRFEDGYSSSSFRLDDIELPHNSSREYDGGNLAHRPRAKGGYFPVAPVDSAGDIRAEMVSTMLEMGLPCDKHHHEVAPAQHELGLTYGTLVETADRMQVYKYVVHMVAQAYGKTATFMPKPIAKDNGSGMHVHMSIWKGGKPLFAGNGYAGLSETALYFIGGVIKHARALNAFTNPTTNSYKRLVPGFEAPVLLAYSSRNRSASCRIPYGTGDKAKRVEFRFPDPLANPYLAYAALMMAGLDGIQNRIHPGEAMDKNLYDLPPAELVNVPTVCGSLREALLSLDSDRAFLTKGDVFSDDQIDAYMELKWDEVMRWETTPSPVEFDMYYSS, encoded by the coding sequence ATGGCGAGCGCGGCGGCGAAGATCCTGAAGACCATCGAGGAAAATGAGATCGAGTGGGTCGATCTTCGCTTCACCGACCCCAAGGGCAAGTGGCAGCACCTGAGCATGGTCGCCTCGGCGATCGACGAAGACATGCTGACCGACGGTTTCATGTTCGACGGCAGTTCGATCGGCGGGTGGAAGGCGATCAACGAGAGCGACATGATCCTCCAGCCGGATCTCGACGCGAGCTACGTCGATCCGTTCAGCGCGACCCCGATGCTAATCCTGGTCTGCAACATCGTCGATCCGGCGACCGGCGAGCTCTACGGCCGCGACCCGCGCTCGACCGCGACCCGCGCCGAGGCCTATCTCAAGGCGTCGGGCATCGGCGACACGCTCTACGTCGGACCGGAAGCCGAATTCTTCATGTTCGACGACGTCCGCTTCGAGGATGGCTACTCGAGCTCGTCCTTCCGCCTCGACGACATCGAGCTGCCGCACAATTCGAGCCGCGAATATGACGGCGGCAACCTCGCCCACCGGCCGCGCGCCAAGGGTGGCTACTTTCCCGTCGCCCCGGTCGACAGCGCCGGTGACATTCGCGCCGAGATGGTCTCGACCATGCTCGAGATGGGCCTGCCGTGCGACAAGCATCACCATGAGGTCGCCCCGGCGCAGCATGAGCTCGGCCTGACCTACGGCACGCTGGTCGAGACCGCCGACCGCATGCAGGTTTATAAGTATGTCGTGCACATGGTCGCCCAGGCCTACGGCAAGACCGCGACCTTCATGCCCAAGCCGATCGCCAAGGACAATGGCAGCGGGATGCACGTCCACATGTCGATCTGGAAAGGCGGCAAGCCTTTGTTCGCCGGCAACGGCTATGCCGGCCTCAGCGAGACCGCGCTCTACTTCATCGGCGGCGTGATCAAGCACGCGCGGGCGCTCAACGCCTTCACCAACCCGACCACCAACAGCTACAAGCGGCTGGTCCCGGGATTCGAGGCGCCGGTCCTGCTCGCTTACTCCAGCCGCAACCGCTCGGCCTCGTGCCGAATCCCCTACGGCACCGGCGACAAGGCCAAACGGGTCGAGTTCCGTTTCCCCGATCCGCTCGCCAACCCCTATCTTGCTTATGCCGCGCTGATGATGGCCGGACTCGACGGAATTCAGAACCGCATCCACCCCGGCGAAGCGATGGACAAGAACCTGTACGACCTGCCGCCGGCCGAACTGGTCAACGTGCCGACCGTGTGCGGCTCGCTCCGCGAGGCCCTCCTCAGCCTCGATTCCGACCGCGCCTTCCTGACCAAGGGCGATGTGTTCAGCGACGACCAAATCGACGCCTACATGGAGCTGAAGTGGGACGAGGTGATGCGCTGGGAAACCACGCCGAGCCCGGTCGAATTCGACATGTACTACTCGTCCTGA
- a CDS encoding PilZ domain-containing protein, which translates to MNSFRAAIESGGGFSAGGPAMPEKRPSGASEDAGLHSVPVPRATKRSADHREGDRHRLTAEQATLRVKRKRIPVELINLSGGGAMVATDAKLVMWQKAELTLGGEFPVECAVRWIRGDRVGLEFAHETQIGGDTAKRDAMLLDVLKRSFPDIKAAPAAPVVEPRPIERRSNRTDSQRRAAPRHPLIWSADIHHNHDSSRVRIRNISETGALVEAPYAYAAGAEVLLDLGEAGQHFARVSWAHGDQVGLKFDRPFDISVLAKSKPEVAETPWTRPAYIKSGRPGAGEPEWDHTPLGDLRDSLEGFLKR; encoded by the coding sequence ATGAACAGCTTTCGCGCCGCGATCGAAAGCGGCGGCGGCTTTTCCGCCGGCGGTCCGGCGATGCCGGAGAAGCGGCCGTCCGGAGCGTCGGAGGATGCCGGGCTTCATTCGGTTCCCGTCCCGCGCGCGACCAAGCGCAGCGCCGATCACCGCGAGGGTGACCGCCACCGCCTTACCGCCGAGCAGGCCACGCTCAGGGTTAAGCGCAAGCGCATTCCGGTCGAGCTGATCAATCTGTCGGGCGGCGGGGCGATGGTCGCTACCGATGCCAAGCTCGTCATGTGGCAGAAGGCCGAGCTGACGCTGGGCGGCGAGTTCCCGGTCGAATGCGCCGTGCGCTGGATCCGCGGCGACCGGGTCGGGCTTGAATTCGCCCACGAGACGCAGATCGGCGGCGACACCGCCAAGCGCGATGCCATGCTGCTCGACGTCCTCAAGCGCTCCTTCCCTGACATCAAGGCCGCCCCCGCCGCGCCGGTGGTCGAACCGCGCCCGATCGAGCGGCGCAGCAACCGCACCGACAGCCAGCGCCGCGCCGCGCCGCGCCATCCGTTGATCTGGTCGGCCGACATCCATCACAATCACGACAGCAGCCGGGTCCGGATTCGCAACATCTCGGAAACCGGCGCCTTGGTCGAAGCGCCCTACGCTTATGCCGCCGGCGCCGAAGTGCTGCTCGATCTCGGCGAGGCCGGCCAGCATTTTGCACGCGTCAGCTGGGCGCACGGCGATCAGGTCGGGCTCAAGTTCGACCGGCCGTTCGACATTTCGGTCCTCGCCAAGTCCAAGCCGGAGGTGGCCGAGACGCCGTGGACCCGCCCGGCCTACATCAAATCCGGCCGTCCCGGGGCGGGTGAGCCGGAATGGGACCACACCCCGCTCGGCGACCTGCGCGACAGCCTTGAAGGCTTCCTCAAGCGCTAG
- a CDS encoding translocation/assembly module TamB domain-containing protein: protein MSETAIAGDGGEVRRVRLRKHWGRRLANEIAALLLALLLLLALGLVALDTAPGHRWLVDRIANLEIRSGLKIEIGRIDGSVFGKSRLRNVRISDSRGPFLTSPEIVLDWAPGAWLGNRLHIDSLTSERVTLSRLPSLKPSGRKGPLLPGFDIHVGRLDIRRLELGAGVSGTPRVGALTGSADIRGGRALVRFDGGLKGGDRFRLTLDSEPDRDRFDLDAAIRAPADGLLPAILGKRLPLELEIAGDGSWSRWRGRALLDLGGKRRAALSLAADSGRYALAGRIAPQDFLKGRLLRLTSPSIAVRGSATLRDRLLDGELRLTSPALRVVGRGALDLGRNRYRSLRIGADLLRPADLFRNMSGRGIRLVATLDGGFGRADFAYRLSAPLVKFDNVGFVDVRAVGRGRGSPGPLRVPLRLQARAVTGVGDVAGAILGNVRIEGVLLATRDLIRGDRLKLSSDKLSGDVSLLINLRNGDFTFLIAGGLARYAIPGLGIVDVKSNLRVVPGPGGKARVVGKAEAWVRRLDNSFFRELTGGLPRLTTDLERLPDGTLRFTNLQLYSPRLRLSGAGIRRRDGTFHIEARGRQAKYGTLRMVLDGRIERPRVDLLLDRPNDAMDLRAMRLLLEPIGEGFAYRASGSSRLGPFTSTGRILLPRGGRAVIAIAALDVAGTTARGDLRSDPGGFTGLLRLAGGGLDGTLGFRPVDGAQAIEAHLTASGANIPGARALAVRSGKLDGTIILAEGRTTLDGTIAARGLSYGAIDLARLTASGRLVNGSGQVRAAAAGRSGRAFELVGLADVTPDRISVTGRGQIDRRALTLESPMVLTTSGDGWQLAPTRVRFGGGRATVSGRTGSSPEIAAQLQAMPLQVLDIGWPGLGLAGIASGRLDYRWNGAGGRPSGRADLRVRGLSRSGLVLSSKPIDLGLAAVLDGGKAAFRSVAVSDGRTLGRAQGRFAPLGNGPVLAELINAPMLVQLRYAGPADTLWRLSGVEVFDLSGPVAVGADISGRLVDPRIRGSLKSDSARIESAVTGMVLQNVATSGRFGGSRLILDRIAGRTPGGGTVSGSGAVDFSGGSPAFDLDFNVARAELLARDDLAATVSGPIRIRSGGRGGTIAGQLRLDRGRFTLGQATGASGVPQLKVRHVGRDPDEVIEVAELTPWTLDLKVDGELTVRGLGIDSRWNADVGIGGNVGAPRLTGRADLVRGNYEFAGRGFRLDRGVIRFRGESPPDPLLDIRAEARVQGLDAAVLVRGTGLKPEISFSSVPQLPQDELLSRILFGTSITNLSAPEAVQLAAAVASLRSGSGGLDPINAVRRAVGLDRLRIVPADVSTGQGTAISAGKYIGRKLYVEVITDGQGYSATRIEYQVTRWLSLLSSISTVGRTSANVRVSRDY, encoded by the coding sequence GTGAGCGAGACGGCGATCGCCGGGGACGGCGGCGAGGTCCGGCGAGTCCGGCTTAGGAAACATTGGGGCCGCCGGCTCGCCAATGAGATCGCCGCGCTGCTGCTCGCTCTCCTCCTTCTCCTCGCGCTCGGCCTGGTCGCGCTCGATACCGCGCCCGGCCACCGCTGGCTGGTCGACCGAATCGCCAATCTGGAGATCCGCTCCGGCCTCAAGATCGAGATCGGGCGGATCGACGGCTCGGTGTTCGGCAAGTCGCGCCTCAGGAACGTGCGCATCTCGGATTCGCGCGGCCCGTTCCTGACCTCGCCCGAAATCGTGCTCGACTGGGCGCCCGGCGCGTGGCTCGGCAACCGCCTCCACATCGACAGCCTGACCAGCGAGCGGGTTACCCTGTCGCGGCTGCCGTCGCTCAAGCCCAGCGGCCGCAAGGGGCCGCTCCTGCCCGGCTTCGACATCCATGTCGGCCGGCTCGACATCCGCCGGCTTGAGCTCGGGGCCGGGGTCAGCGGAACGCCGCGGGTCGGAGCGCTGACCGGCTCGGCCGACATTCGCGGCGGCCGCGCGTTGGTCCGGTTCGATGGCGGGCTCAAGGGCGGCGACCGCTTCCGACTCACGCTCGATTCCGAGCCCGACCGCGACCGTTTCGATCTCGACGCCGCCATCCGCGCTCCGGCCGACGGACTGCTCCCCGCCATCCTCGGCAAGCGCCTCCCGCTCGAGCTCGAGATCGCCGGCGACGGCAGCTGGTCGCGCTGGCGCGGGCGCGCGTTGCTCGATCTCGGCGGCAAGCGCCGCGCCGCGCTCAGCCTCGCCGCCGATTCTGGCCGCTACGCGCTGGCCGGGCGGATCGCGCCGCAGGATTTCCTCAAGGGCCGGCTGCTCCGCCTGACCAGCCCGAGCATCGCCGTGCGCGGCTCGGCGACCTTGCGCGACCGGCTGCTCGATGGCGAGCTGCGCCTCACCTCGCCGGCGCTGCGCGTCGTCGGCCGCGGCGCGCTGGATCTTGGCCGCAACCGCTACCGTTCGCTGCGGATCGGCGCCGATCTGCTGCGCCCGGCCGATCTGTTCCGCAACATGAGCGGACGCGGGATCCGGCTGGTCGCGACCCTCGACGGCGGCTTCGGCCGCGCCGATTTCGCCTATCGCCTCAGCGCCCCGCTGGTGAAGTTCGACAATGTCGGCTTCGTCGATGTCCGCGCGGTCGGGCGGGGCAGGGGCTCGCCGGGGCCGCTACGCGTTCCGCTCCGGCTCCAGGCGCGGGCCGTCACCGGGGTCGGCGACGTGGCCGGGGCAATCCTCGGCAACGTTCGAATCGAAGGCGTGCTGCTGGCGACCCGCGACCTCATCCGCGGCGACCGGCTCAAGCTCTCCAGCGACAAGCTCAGCGGCGACGTTTCGCTGCTGATCAACCTCCGCAACGGCGACTTCACCTTCCTCATCGCCGGCGGGCTGGCGCGCTACGCCATCCCCGGCCTCGGCATCGTCGACGTCAAGTCCAACCTGCGGGTCGTGCCCGGGCCGGGCGGCAAGGCGCGGGTGGTGGGCAAGGCCGAGGCGTGGGTGCGGCGGCTCGACAATAGTTTCTTCCGCGAGCTGACCGGCGGCCTGCCGCGGCTGACGACCGATCTCGAGCGGCTGCCCGACGGCACGCTGCGCTTCACCAACCTCCAGCTCTACTCGCCCCGGCTGCGCCTCAGCGGAGCCGGCATAAGGCGGCGCGACGGCACCTTCCACATCGAGGCGCGCGGACGGCAGGCCAAATACGGCACGCTGCGCATGGTGCTCGACGGGCGGATCGAGCGGCCGCGGGTCGACCTGCTGCTCGACCGGCCCAACGACGCGATGGATCTGCGCGCCATGCGCCTGCTGCTCGAACCGATCGGCGAGGGGTTCGCTTATCGCGCAAGCGGCTCGTCGCGGCTTGGCCCGTTCACCTCCACCGGCCGGATCCTGCTTCCGCGCGGCGGCCGGGCGGTGATCGCGATCGCCGCATTGGACGTCGCCGGGACGACCGCGCGCGGCGACCTCCGGTCGGACCCGGGCGGCTTCACCGGCCTGCTCCGGCTGGCCGGCGGCGGGCTCGACGGGACGCTCGGCTTCCGGCCGGTCGACGGCGCGCAGGCGATCGAGGCGCACTTGACAGCGAGCGGCGCGAACATCCCGGGCGCCAGGGCGCTCGCCGTGCGCAGCGGGAAACTCGACGGCACGATCATCCTCGCCGAGGGACGGACCACGCTCGACGGGACGATCGCCGCGCGCGGGCTCAGCTATGGTGCGATCGACCTCGCCCGGCTGACCGCCAGCGGGCGGCTGGTCAACGGCAGCGGCCAGGTGCGCGCCGCGGCCGCCGGGCGCAGCGGCCGCGCGTTCGAGCTGGTCGGCCTGGCCGATGTCACGCCCGACCGAATCAGCGTCACCGGTCGCGGCCAGATCGATCGCCGCGCGCTGACCCTGGAGAGCCCGATGGTGCTGACCACCTCGGGCGACGGCTGGCAGCTCGCGCCGACCCGCGTGCGCTTCGGCGGCGGCCGGGCAACCGTCTCGGGCCGCACCGGCTCGAGCCCCGAGATCGCCGCGCAATTGCAGGCGATGCCGCTGCAAGTGCTCGATATCGGCTGGCCCGGGCTCGGCCTCGCCGGGATCGCTAGCGGGCGGCTCGACTATCGCTGGAACGGCGCCGGCGGCCGGCCGAGCGGGCGCGCTGACCTCCGCGTGCGCGGTCTCAGCCGCTCGGGGCTGGTGCTGTCGTCGAAACCGATCGACCTCGGGCTGGCGGCGGTGCTCGACGGCGGCAAGGCCGCATTCCGCTCGGTCGCGGTCAGCGACGGCCGGACCCTCGGCCGCGCCCAGGGCCGCTTCGCGCCACTCGGCAACGGACCGGTGCTGGCCGAGCTGATCAACGCGCCGATGCTGGTCCAGCTGCGCTACGCCGGGCCGGCCGACACGCTGTGGCGACTGTCGGGGGTCGAGGTCTTCGACCTGTCCGGGCCGGTCGCCGTCGGCGCCGATATCAGCGGCCGGCTGGTCGATCCGCGCATTCGCGGCTCGCTCAAGAGCGACAGCGCGCGGATCGAAAGCGCGGTCACCGGCATGGTGCTCCAGAACGTCGCCACCTCGGGCCGCTTCGGCGGATCGCGGCTGATCCTCGACCGGATCGCCGGGCGCACTCCCGGCGGCGGCACGGTGAGCGGCTCGGGCGCGGTCGATTTCTCCGGCGGCAGCCCGGCATTCGACCTCGATTTCAACGTCGCCAGGGCCGAGCTGCTCGCGCGCGACGACCTCGCGGCGACGGTCAGCGGGCCGATAAGGATCCGCTCGGGCGGGCGCGGCGGCACGATCGCGGGCCAGCTCCGGCTCGACCGCGGGCGGTTCACGCTCGGCCAAGCGACCGGCGCGTCGGGCGTACCGCAATTGAAGGTGCGCCATGTCGGGCGCGATCCCGACGAGGTGATTGAGGTTGCCGAGCTGACCCCCTGGACCCTCGACCTCAAGGTCGACGGCGAGCTAACCGTGCGCGGGCTCGGCATCGACAGCCGCTGGAACGCCGATGTCGGAATCGGCGGCAATGTTGGTGCGCCGCGCCTGACCGGCCGCGCCGATCTGGTGCGCGGCAATTATGAATTCGCCGGGCGCGGCTTCCGGCTCGATCGCGGCGTGATCCGCTTCCGCGGCGAAAGCCCGCCCGATCCGTTGCTCGACATCCGCGCCGAAGCGCGGGTCCAGGGGCTCGACGCGGCGGTGCTGGTGCGCGGCACCGGCCTCAAGCCGGAGATCAGCTTCTCGAGCGTCCCGCAGCTGCCGCAGGACGAACTGTTGTCGCGGATCCTGTTCGGCACCTCGATCACCAATTTGTCGGCCCCCGAAGCGGTCCAGCTCGCTGCCGCGGTCGCGTCCTTGCGCTCGGGCTCGGGCGGGCTCGATCCGATCAACGCCGTGCGCCGGGCGGTCGGCCTCGACCGGCTCAGGATCGTCCCGGCCGATGTCTCGACCGGGCAGGGGACGGCGATTTCGGCCGGCAAATATATCGGCCGCAAGCTCTATGTGGAGGTGATCACCGACGGGCAGGGCTATTCGGCAACCCGGATCGAATATCAGGTCACCCGCTGGCTCTCGCTCTTGTCGAGCATTTCGACGGTCGGCCGAACCAGCGCCAACGTCCGCGTGTCGCGGGATTATTGA
- a CDS encoding autotransporter assembly complex protein TamA, which produces MLALAGLALAAPLAAQPADPGELDPSAPLDPMPDLGVDWPDMDAPDPVPDAGELAPEAEEAFDDDVAARRYGVILTGLDPETSAAVAADFNQRSALEAAQDEPANAAQIERRARSDAELLTGLLQAQGYFAAEVTPDIRRNDERIAVELTAAPGPRYRFETVDFPGLAEAGGDAEALRRAFAVKPGDPVVASEVIAAGTALTVALGEQGFATAQVGEQDIVVDHQAATARLVLPVRPGPVARFGEIRITGAPPFSSRHVGRIARFKRGDLFEQSEVDDLRRALVATGLVAAVETRLVPRDAGRTVDLEVKLDPAPFRTIAGELGYGTGEGVRAEASWQHRNLFNPEGALTVRGVAGTQEQLAALAFRRNNFQRRDQVLNAQILASHVDRDAYDARTFSLSGGIERQSNFIWQKKWTWSLGGELVATDERDTIEATGQARRRTFFIAALPAGLTYDGSDDLLDPTRGFRIGGRISPELSFEGGTFGYSRLQLDASAYRPLGARIVGAGRLRFGTIFGADRDAIAPSRRFYAGGGGSVRGYGYQQLGPRDIDNDPIGGRSLAEFGLEARFRTGLLGGNLGIVPFFDGGSLTTSSLPSFKDWQFGAGLGLRYYSSFGPIRVDVGTPLNRQKGDSRVAVTVSLGQAF; this is translated from the coding sequence GTGTTGGCGCTTGCCGGCCTGGCGCTGGCCGCGCCGCTCGCTGCCCAGCCGGCCGATCCCGGCGAGCTCGACCCGTCCGCGCCGCTCGATCCGATGCCCGATCTCGGCGTCGACTGGCCCGACATGGACGCGCCCGATCCCGTCCCCGACGCCGGCGAATTGGCGCCCGAGGCGGAGGAGGCATTCGACGACGATGTCGCGGCGCGGCGCTACGGCGTGATCCTCACCGGGCTCGATCCGGAGACCAGCGCAGCGGTCGCCGCCGACTTCAACCAGCGCTCGGCGCTCGAGGCGGCGCAGGACGAGCCCGCCAACGCCGCCCAGATCGAACGCCGCGCCCGCTCCGACGCCGAGCTGCTCACCGGCCTGCTCCAGGCGCAGGGCTATTTCGCGGCCGAGGTCACGCCCGACATCCGCCGCAACGACGAGCGCATCGCGGTCGAGCTGACCGCCGCGCCCGGTCCGCGCTACCGCTTCGAAACGGTCGACTTCCCCGGCCTCGCCGAGGCCGGCGGCGATGCCGAGGCCTTGCGCCGCGCGTTCGCGGTCAAGCCCGGCGATCCGGTCGTCGCCAGCGAGGTCATCGCCGCCGGCACCGCGCTCACCGTCGCGCTCGGCGAGCAGGGCTTCGCCACCGCGCAAGTCGGCGAGCAGGACATCGTCGTCGATCACCAGGCCGCCACCGCCCGCCTCGTGCTCCCGGTCCGCCCCGGCCCGGTCGCTCGCTTCGGCGAAATCCGAATCACCGGCGCGCCGCCCTTCTCGAGCCGCCACGTCGGCCGGATCGCCCGCTTCAAGCGCGGCGACCTGTTCGAGCAGTCCGAGGTCGATGATCTGCGCCGGGCCCTCGTCGCCACCGGCCTCGTCGCGGCGGTCGAGACCCGGCTGGTGCCGCGCGATGCCGGCCGCACGGTCGATCTCGAGGTCAAGCTCGACCCGGCGCCGTTCCGCACCATCGCCGGCGAGCTCGGCTACGGCACCGGCGAGGGGGTCCGCGCCGAGGCCAGCTGGCAGCACCGCAATCTGTTCAACCCCGAGGGCGCGCTCACCGTGCGCGGGGTCGCCGGCACCCAGGAACAGCTCGCTGCGCTCGCCTTCCGGCGCAACAATTTCCAGCGCCGCGACCAGGTGCTCAACGCCCAGATCCTCGCCAGCCACGTCGACCGCGACGCCTATGACGCGCGTACATTTTCCCTGTCGGGCGGGATCGAGCGGCAGAGCAATTTCATCTGGCAAAAGAAATGGACCTGGAGCCTCGGCGGCGAGCTGGTCGCGACCGACGAGCGCGACACGATCGAGGCGACCGGCCAGGCGCGCCGCCGCACCTTCTTCATCGCCGCTTTGCCCGCCGGCCTCACCTATGACGGCAGCGACGACCTGCTCGACCCCACCCGCGGCTTCCGAATCGGCGGACGCATCAGCCCCGAGCTCAGCTTCGAGGGCGGCACCTTCGGCTATAGCCGCCTCCAGCTCGACGCCAGCGCCTACCGCCCCTTGGGTGCACGGATCGTCGGCGCCGGACGGCTTCGCTTCGGCACGATCTTTGGCGCCGACCGCGACGCCATCGCCCCGTCGCGCCGCTTCTATGCCGGCGGCGGCGGCTCGGTGCGCGGCTACGGCTACCAGCAGCTCGGCCCGCGCGACATCGACAACGACCCGATCGGCGGCCGAAGCCTCGCCGAATTCGGGCTCGAGGCGCGCTTTCGCACCGGCCTGCTCGGAGGCAATCTCGGCATCGTGCCGTTCTTCGACGGCGGCTCGCTCACCACCTCCAGCCTGCCGAGTTTTAAGGACTGGCAGTTCGGCGCCGGCCTCGGCCTGCGCTATTATTCCAGCTTCGGCCCGATCCGGGTCGACGTCGGCACCCCGCTCAACCGCCAGAAGGGCGATAGCCGGGTGGCGGTGACGGTCTCGCTCGGCCAGGCGTTCTGA
- a CDS encoding S24 family peptidase, which translates to MPNDPRKALERLCAERGQDFAGLSRLIGRNPAYIQQFIRRGTPKRLKEDERRTLADFFGVAESLLGGPPGRPGDGMVAVPRRQVSAAAGSGAEGGDNSGRPYFAFDSHWLRQLTAAASDDLSMIRVQGDSMAPTLNDGDDILLDVSQAGQPLRDGIYVLRIEDSLLVKRLAVHPLGRTVTVQSDNPAYPDWPDCKLSTIHCIGRVIWAGRKVA; encoded by the coding sequence ATGCCGAATGATCCCCGAAAGGCGCTGGAGCGCCTATGTGCGGAGCGTGGTCAGGATTTTGCCGGACTGTCGCGACTGATCGGGCGCAATCCCGCCTACATCCAGCAGTTCATCCGGCGCGGCACGCCCAAGCGCTTGAAGGAGGACGAGCGGCGCACGCTGGCCGACTTCTTCGGGGTCGCCGAAAGCCTGCTCGGCGGTCCGCCGGGGCGGCCGGGCGACGGCATGGTCGCGGTCCCCCGCCGCCAGGTCAGCGCCGCCGCTGGCTCGGGGGCCGAGGGCGGGGACAATTCCGGCCGCCCCTATTTCGCATTCGATTCGCACTGGCTTCGCCAGCTCACCGCCGCCGCGTCCGACGATCTGTCGATGATCCGGGTGCAGGGCGATTCGATGGCGCCGACGCTCAATGACGGCGACGACATCCTGCTCGACGTCAGCCAGGCCGGCCAGCCGCTGCGCGACGGTATCTACGTGCTCCGGATCGAGGATTCGCTGCTGGTCAAACGGCTTGCGGTGCATCCGCTCGGGCGGACGGTGACCGTCCAGTCGGACAATCCTGCCTATCCCGACTGGCCCGATTGCAAGCTCAGCACGATCCACTGCATCGGGCGGGTGATCTGGGCCGGGCGCAAGGTCGCCTAA